One bacterium genomic window, GGAACCGCTGCCGCGCCATGGTCTGCGCTCCTGGCTGCAAGCGGGATTTCACGGCGGGATGTCGTATATGGCCCGTAATCCTGATCTGCGCCTGGATCCGCGGATGCTGTTGCCCGGAGCAGCATCGGTCATCGTCCTGTCGTCCAATTATTATTTTCCAGTCGAGGATGAAAAGGATCCGGCCCGAGGGATCGTCGCACGCTATGCACGCGGCGATGATTATCATGAGGTGCTGAGCGCAAAACTCCGACTATTGGTTCAGGAGATCCGCCAGCATGCTCCAGCGGCGCAAACGCGGGTTGCCGTGGACTCGGCGCCTGTGCTGGAAAAAGAATGGGCTCGCCGCTCCGGCATCGGCTGGGTGGGCAAGCATAGCTGCATCATCAGCCCGCCGTACGGATCGTGGATCCTTCTCTCCGAGATCATCACGGACTTGGAATTGCCCGCCGACCAGCCGATAGATGAACGCTGCGGCTCATGTCGGCTCTGCCTGGATGCCTGTCCCACCGGCGCGCTGATCCAACCCTATGTGGTGGACAGTCGAAAATGCATCTCCGCTCTCACTCAATTGAGGCCGGATCAGCCGATCCCTGTCGAACGCCGGGCCGGAATGGGCAATCGCCTCTTCGGCTGCGACCTTTGCCAGGCGGTCTGCCCTTGGAATCAAGGGCAGATACCTCTGACCCCTGAATCCAGTTTTTTCCCCCGATCCTGTTTTATCAATCCATGGTTGACCGATCTAGCGGCCTGGAATGAGGCACAATTCAGACAACGGACCAGCCGATCGCCGATTAAAAAAGTGAAATTCGCGGGATTTATGCGAAATGTAACGGTGGCTCTAAGAAATGGAATACAGCGCTAGAGCAGCAATCCGCTGACCCGTGACGATCTTATCTCTCCCCACTCAGCTTGTCGCTCAGAAAATGAAAAGACAGGGACGCCGGATCGTATTCTATCAGCGCAGCGCCATGGCAACGGTGCGGTTCTTTCGAACCGCACCGTTGCCGTCTTGGGCTGATCCCCAAGATCGCGTTCAGCTTTCAAGGGATCTCTTGATTTTTCAACCTGCCATACATTGCGCCTTCTTGCCGGCCTTGCTTACGCCTTGAGCTCAGAGGTGCAGTGCGGGCAACGAACGGCTTTGACGGCAATGGTCGACAGACAATAGGGACACTCTTTGGTGGTGGGCGCCGCGGCCGGTGCTTCCGGATGGCGTTTCAGCTTGTTGATCCAGCGGATCACCATAA contains:
- the queG gene encoding tRNA epoxyqueuosine(34) reductase QueG: MTLSEELKTFIIQRATARGFAQVGVARAEPLPRHGLRSWLQAGFHGGMSYMARNPDLRLDPRMLLPGAASVIVLSSNYYFPVEDEKDPARGIVARYARGDDYHEVLSAKLRLLVQEIRQHAPAAQTRVAVDSAPVLEKEWARRSGIGWVGKHSCIISPPYGSWILLSEIITDLELPADQPIDERCGSCRLCLDACPTGALIQPYVVDSRKCISALTQLRPDQPIPVERRAGMGNRLFGCDLCQAVCPWNQGQIPLTPESSFFPRSCFINPWLTDLAAWNEAQFRQRTSRSPIKKVKFAGFMRNVTVALRNGIQR
- a CDS encoding MscL family protein, whose protein sequence is FVVLKQGAELPADATLAQAKSAGAVTINYGMFINSIINFLIIAFAIFMVIRWINKLKRHPEAPAAAPTTKECPYCLSTIAVKAVRCPHCTSELKA